The Streptomyces pactum genome contains a region encoding:
- a CDS encoding Uma2 family endonuclease, with the protein MTVTADRPQMLVTEFEELARHADRSIEGARLEFINGHLGGKAEPDGDHGRVVQWLTRICTQHRPDLWLDPTQGLMVEAYRGGRARPDGSLAPAEAFVGQGEWADPTPVLMVVEVTSYDSDTDRRDRVDKPRAYAGTGIPVYLLIDRDTCEVKVHSRPDGGRYETVQTLPFGKEVVLPEPVGITLDTEPLKNWVR; encoded by the coding sequence GTGACCGTGACCGCCGACAGGCCTCAGATGCTCGTCACCGAGTTCGAGGAACTCGCCCGCCACGCCGACCGGAGCATAGAAGGCGCGCGGCTCGAGTTCATCAACGGACACCTTGGGGGAAAGGCCGAGCCCGACGGCGATCACGGACGCGTCGTCCAGTGGCTGACGCGCATCTGCACGCAGCACCGGCCCGACCTGTGGCTGGATCCCACACAGGGACTCATGGTCGAGGCGTACCGGGGGGGCCGCGCCCGGCCGGACGGCTCCCTGGCCCCGGCGGAGGCCTTCGTCGGCCAGGGCGAATGGGCCGACCCCACCCCCGTCCTCATGGTCGTCGAGGTCACCTCGTACGACTCCGACACCGACCGGCGCGACCGCGTCGACAAGCCCCGGGCCTACGCCGGAACCGGCATCCCGGTGTACCTCCTCATCGACCGGGACACCTGCGAGGTCAAGGTGCACAGCCGGCCGGACGGCGGACGGTACGAGACCGTGCAGACGCTGCCCTTCGGCAAGGAGGTCGTCCTGCCCGAGCCGGTCGGGATCACGCTGGACACCGAGCCGCTGAAGAACTGGGTGCGCTGA
- a CDS encoding ABC transporter permease translates to MSTVASDVRLARQLVRGSDRREWWRITLTAAGAALATGFALAAVTLASLRGGLTVSVGHGLLDEPGTRAGVIVTLLMLLVPVLGFLGQCARIGAVHRDRRLAGLRLAGATPWQVRRIAALETGLACLAGSAVVSVFSVLLLLRLWSRPTALTWAGIALVAVGMPVLGAVAGALALRRVVASPLGWVRRARPTTGRGPGLLFLAALLLVAVMAPLAVATTGSGTGGRDYRQGPLTVFALVIAVGAGAVWLSGAMARLTGRLLAGRARTAAPLIAAERLRADPWAPARTHAAVLLVTVAGTAFLCVRHAMLTELHSRTEHLGADLEYYTTGLDLTGAAVLVALAITLSGLAVGTAESLTTRRRALAAQVAAGVPRTVLNRALLLETAVPLAPALLLAGAGGLAIGVWYSALSSDGSIPWTALLVAPAVYASCLLAAATALPLLGRSVRPGELRYA, encoded by the coding sequence GTGAGCACGGTGGCTTCGGACGTCCGGCTGGCCCGGCAGCTCGTGCGCGGGTCGGACCGGCGGGAGTGGTGGCGGATCACGCTGACGGCGGCGGGCGCGGCGCTGGCGACGGGTTTCGCGCTGGCCGCCGTCACGCTCGCGTCCCTGCGGGGAGGCCTGACCGTCTCCGTCGGCCACGGCCTGCTGGACGAGCCCGGCACCCGGGCCGGAGTGATCGTCACTCTGCTGATGCTGCTGGTCCCGGTGCTGGGCTTCCTCGGCCAGTGCGCCCGGATCGGCGCCGTCCACCGCGACCGGCGGCTGGCCGGGCTGCGGCTCGCCGGGGCGACCCCCTGGCAGGTGCGGCGGATCGCGGCGCTGGAGACCGGGCTCGCGTGTCTGGCGGGCTCGGCGGTGGTCAGCGTCTTCTCGGTGCTGCTCCTGCTGCGCCTGTGGAGCCGGCCGACCGCGCTGACCTGGGCGGGCATCGCACTGGTCGCCGTGGGGATGCCGGTGCTGGGCGCGGTGGCGGGGGCGCTGGCGCTGCGCCGGGTGGTGGCGTCGCCGCTGGGCTGGGTTCGCCGGGCACGGCCGACGACGGGGCGCGGGCCGGGGCTGCTCTTCCTGGCCGCGCTGCTGCTGGTGGCGGTGATGGCGCCGCTCGCCGTGGCCACGACCGGCTCGGGTACGGGCGGACGGGACTACCGGCAGGGCCCGCTGACCGTGTTCGCCCTGGTCATCGCGGTCGGCGCCGGTGCGGTGTGGCTGTCCGGGGCGATGGCGCGGCTCACCGGGCGGCTACTCGCCGGCCGGGCCCGGACCGCGGCGCCGCTGATCGCGGCGGAACGGCTGCGCGCCGACCCGTGGGCCCCGGCCCGCACGCACGCCGCCGTCCTGCTGGTGACGGTCGCCGGTACGGCCTTCCTGTGCGTCCGGCACGCGATGCTCACCGAGCTGCACTCCCGAACGGAGCACCTCGGCGCCGACCTGGAGTACTACACCACCGGCCTCGACCTGACCGGCGCCGCCGTCCTCGTCGCCCTCGCGATCACCCTCTCCGGCCTGGCCGTGGGCACCGCCGAGTCTCTGACCACCCGCCGCCGGGCCCTGGCCGCCCAGGTCGCGGCGGGCGTGCCGCGCACGGTCCTGAACCGCGCCCTGCTGCTGGAAACCGCCGTCCCGCTCGCGCCCGCCCTGCTGCTGGCCGGTGCCGGGGGCCTGGCGATCGGCGTCTGGTACTCCGCCCTCAGCAGCGACGGCTCGATCCCGTGGACGGCCCTGCTGGTCGCACCCGCGGTGTACGCGTCCTGCCTGCTGGCGGCGGCGACGGCGCTGCCACTGCTGGGCCGCTCGGTACGGCCGGGGGAGCTGCGGTACGCGTGA
- a CDS encoding ABC transporter ATP-binding protein: protein MTNGDTNGTTAGPLLAAHDLVKSHGRTEALRGARVELRAGEILAVSGASGSGKSTLLHCLAGIVRPDAGSVTYGGERLDHLPEKRLSELRRTDFGVVFQFGQLIPELTALDNVALPLMLAGTGRTEARARAGEWLERFGVRGQEESRPGEMSGGQAQRAALARALVTGPKVVFADEPTGALDSLAGEQVMTALARTARESGTAVLLVTHDAQVAAYADREVQLRDGAVAPLEVTA from the coding sequence ATGACGAACGGGGACACGAACGGGACCACGGCGGGGCCGCTGCTCGCGGCCCACGACCTGGTGAAGTCCCACGGCAGGACGGAGGCCCTGCGCGGCGCCCGTGTCGAACTGCGCGCCGGCGAGATCCTCGCCGTCAGCGGGGCCAGCGGCAGCGGTAAGTCGACGCTGCTGCACTGCCTGGCCGGGATCGTCCGGCCGGACGCCGGTTCGGTGACGTACGGCGGGGAGCGGCTGGACCACCTGCCGGAGAAGCGGCTGAGCGAGCTGCGCCGCACCGACTTCGGGGTGGTCTTCCAGTTCGGGCAGCTCATCCCGGAGCTGACGGCGCTGGACAACGTGGCGCTGCCGCTGATGCTGGCCGGCACCGGCCGCACCGAGGCGCGGGCGCGGGCCGGGGAGTGGCTGGAGCGGTTCGGGGTGCGTGGGCAGGAGGAGTCGCGGCCGGGGGAGATGAGCGGCGGGCAGGCGCAACGGGCGGCGCTGGCCCGCGCGCTGGTCACCGGGCCCAAGGTGGTCTTCGCGGACGAGCCGACCGGGGCGCTGGACTCGCTGGCGGGCGAGCAGGTGATGACGGCACTCGCGCGCACGGCCCGGGAGTCGGGCACGGCGGTGCTGCTGGTCACGCATGACGCCCAGGTGGCGGCGTACGCGGACCGCGAGGTCCAGCTCCGGGACGGTGCCGTGGCGCCGCTGGAGGTGACGGCGTGA
- a CDS encoding PadR family transcriptional regulator: MSTRHILLGLLASGPSHGYDLKRRHDERFPQARPLAYGQVYTTLQRLVRDGLAEVDGTASDGGPERTAYRATDGGARELARWAGEIAPPAPFVTNEIFAKVVVSILTGGDAGAYLLAQRAAHMGRMRELTAVKTAPGTDLTTVLSADYALNHLDADLRWMTTTAARLTTLTAEVCAA, translated from the coding sequence ATGAGCACCCGTCACATCCTCCTGGGGCTGCTCGCTTCGGGGCCGAGCCATGGCTACGACCTGAAGCGGCGCCACGACGAACGCTTCCCCCAGGCCCGTCCGCTGGCCTACGGGCAGGTCTACACGACCCTGCAACGCCTGGTCCGGGACGGTCTCGCGGAGGTCGACGGCACCGCGTCGGACGGCGGCCCCGAGCGGACCGCGTACCGCGCGACGGACGGGGGCGCGCGTGAACTGGCACGGTGGGCGGGCGAGATCGCCCCGCCCGCGCCGTTCGTGACGAACGAGATCTTCGCCAAGGTCGTCGTCTCGATCCTCACCGGCGGCGACGCGGGCGCCTATCTGCTGGCCCAGCGCGCCGCCCACATGGGGCGGATGCGGGAGCTCACGGCGGTCAAGACGGCCCCGGGCACGGATCTGACGACCGTGCTCTCGGCCGACTACGCCCTCAACCACCTGGACGCCGACCTTCGTTGGATGACCACCACGGCGGCCCGGCTCACCACCCTGACCGCGGAGGTCTGCGCAGCATGA